ATAGTATTAGGTTAGTAAAGTAGAAACTAGAAAGGTAGGGCAGGTAGGTGCACATGCCAGTAATAATGTCCCTCACACAAACAAacacttgtatttttgtttattgttgagACCACTTCTtggattctctctctctccttctgTGTAAAGCTTGTAGTAACTCTGAGTGCCGTGTGAGAGAGTTTCTGGCAAAAACTCCATTCCCAATTTCCAATTCTGATTTGTTCAAGTAACTAACTTGGTGTTGGTGTAGTATCAGTGCATCACACAACACAATTCACTCACTAGTCACTACCTTTGGTGAAACAATTCAATGGGTGGAGATAGTCATAGTGCTCTGAAATCCAGAGAAGTATCAGCGATGATAAAGCAGGGTTTCATACCCGACCCAACCCACTCTTTCTCACCTTCCAGAACCTTCTCTCCTCCTCCTTCCTCAACTCGCCCGAGTCAGACTCAGACTCAGACTCAGTCCCATACTCACTCTCACCCTCACACTCAGACTCTCTTCGACATGATGTCGGAGGAGCACAAATTCTCCGACGAGAAGCGCCGCAAAACGCAAGATCGAGTCTCCAGGCTCCTCGACGAGCCCGCCCTGCGCGGCGGCGGCGACGTCAGGCTCACGGTGGTCGCCAGGGACGGTTTCAGGGCCTCGATGGAGGTTCGCAAGACCGTTCTCGCCGACAAGAGCCGCTTCTTCGCCGACAAGCTTCGCTGCGCCGGCGGCGATCTCTCCCACTCCGTCGAGATCAGCGACTGCGACGACATCGAAGTGTACGTTGAGGCCATCGTTTTGATGCACTGCGAGGATCTCAAGCCTAGGTTGCGCTCCATGGCCGAAGGAGTTCCCAAAATTTTGAGCTTGCTCAAGGTACGTTGCGAAACTCACTCATCTTGTTTAATCAACTGAGCTAGACCCTCGATACCACGCTTATTTAGTTGAATGAAGTTGAGTTAGTTGAGGTAAATAATAGTAATTAAGTTCAAGTTTGTATAAACTGTTCCATAAGGAAAAGTAAAATAAGAAGGTATAATGAATTAAGTAGTTCTCTGTTatgcataattaaaattagCTTGAGTGGATAAGtttaatgaaataattgaaAACTTTGTACATTTGCATAATAGGattattttttacaagtttATCCCATTAGATCCTGATTAATTAGAATTTATCACTTGCAGAAGCTTAATTCAATAAGCTTGAGTAGACAAGTTCAAtgaaataaatagaaaagaaatcCATGGATTAGGTGCTGTTTTTATGAGATAAAGTCAACTAATTTCTGTTGCCATATAAGCTCTTCAGAATGCATCCACTTGTTTTGTACAGTGTGGGTTGTAGTTAATTATGTTAGGGAGGGAGTGATTAACTAACGGTATTAttatgttgtgtttggtgttTGGTTATTTATTCCACTTTCCATGTCATAATTAAGCCACATTAATGCTTAGTCCTTTTGGTGAAGTTATTCACACGCTGGTCCTTTAATGTTGATAATGCATACTTTATCCCTTTGTGCAGCGTGCTTATTGATGAAAATTATACTCAATTGAATCTTATTTTAACTATAACCACGTTAACGCTTGATGTTTATTGCTTtgtcctttctttttattttttgttttcttgactGAGATTGGTTacttatgtttatattttttttcacttcttttgtAGGTTTCAGCAGCTATCATGTTTGACCTTGGAGTTGTGTCATGCCTGGAATATTTGGAATCTATTCCGTGGACTGAGGATGAACAGGAGGAAGTCATATCTCAGCTAGAACATCTTCAGATTGATGACTCTGCAACTGAAGTTCTTCTTAGAGTATCATCTGATCCATCTACTGCTGATAGAGCTGACGACATCTTCTTGAACCTGCTAAGTGGTGTTCTACAAGCAAAAGACGACAAAGCTCGTAGGGAAATGAAAGCTCTGTTATCAAGATTGCTTAAAGAGAATGTGTCTAATGATAGCAGCAGACTTGATGTTTCTAAAGACACACTTTATCATCTTTGCCATAAGTGTATTGGTTCTCTTCTCCTATGCCTGTCCGAAGCAGCCAGCAGCGATGAGAAGCTGGATCGGGGGGCTATAATGAGCGACATAACTCGTGAAGCTGACAATATTCAGTGGATTGTTGACATTCTGATTGGCAAAAAGATAGGTGATGAATTTGTGAAAATATGGGCAGAGCAGAAAGAACTTGTTACACTTCACTCCAAGGTTCCAACAGTTTACCGCCATGAGATCAGCAGAATCACAGCACAACTGTGCATCGGCATTGGAAGGGGACACATACTGGTGCCAAAAGAAATTCGATTTTCCTTGTTGTCAACATGGCTAGAAGCTCTATATGAAGATTTTGGATGGATGAGGAGAGCTTCTAGAGCTGTTGACAGGAAATTGGTTGAGGATGGACTAAGCCAAACTATATTGACACTTCCTTTACTCCAACAACAGTCTGTGTTGCTGAATTGGTTTGATAGATTTCTTAGTAAAGGAGATGACTGCCCTAATATTCAGAAGGCATTTGAGATTTGGTGGAGAAGGGCTTTCATCAGACAGTATTCAGCTGAGCCTGAAAATTCCCAATTGCAAATAACTCTCTCTGATTACCCCAGCTGAAAGGTATGCAAGGGACCTTAAGAGAAAGAGATTGATTGgcaattgtaaataaaaagcGCCATTTTGCATTTTTCACTTCTGCTTTGGCCTGATACGAGCAATttggattttcattttttcccatTTCTGTATTCTGTCCCGTAAATAGATGAAAGCCATGTTACCTGGACTCAGGTAAAGCTTTGTGTTGCATATTTACACATTGAAGGATAGGAGAGTTGGGATGGGGGTGGGAGAAGTATTTATTGTTCTTACTAAAGGATTGAATTGAAATGGTGTAAACTTTGCCGTTGTATCCGAGgaattaataaaatgatttgATAATGTGCTATTCAACACAAGAAATCTCAATGAGAAGAGTATGTAATATCTTCGGTGTTGAATAGTCTCATTAGAAAAGAGATACACACGAAGAAGagcgttattttttttttaataattaactcTTTTTGTGTATCTCTCTCATATTGTCTAGTACCGGAAAGGATACACAGTCCAATGTAAATGTTAACTCATTTATatactagaaaaaaaatcaggtaagttaaaagaaatagataaaactAACCACTTGGCCCATGCAGCACGTCCATTAAAAGAAAAACCTAAACTTGgacaatttttgtaatttttagaaAACCAGGGGAAATATAGGCATCAATTAgattaagttttattatttcaaatggGTTACTTaggacatttttttaataattaaatgggTTGGTTTGCAAACTTGTCGACCAAACCCATTTAATTCGCAGGCAAAACGAGCTAGGAAATTGTTTTGTGCAGCTACCGTTTATTCTTGTACATCCAACATTTTTCGTTATTTCCAATATTATTCATGGCAAATCTAAATGGGTGCGCAAAGCAATTCCCAACGAGCTATCGTCTATAAGCCTGTATTTAAATGGGCCGACATCAACTGGCTCAGGCCTGTACGAGCAGCAAGTTAAGAGcactgctaggtgcacccagtagttttgctggtgcacccagcaattattGGGAAAAGTCCTTTAAGCCcctgagtatttttttttaaaaaaaacaactctCTCGCCTCTCTCTCCCATGCCGCGAttcagcttcttcttcctcggagttctgcttcttcttcctcggattCTGCTGCTTCTTCATTCGTCTGCTTCTTCAGTCTTCTTCTGCGCCGCGATTCCATCTTCTTCACTGTTCTTCGCGTTTCTgcttcttcattgttcttcgtgTTTCTTCTTCGCATTGTTGTCGTGCCATGATTAGGACTGTGGGTCTGCTTCTTCTTCAAGGTACGTTTCTTCTTCGCGTTTTGCTttttccaccattgttgccaACGATGACGGAAATTGCTATTGGAAAGTTGTTGGGCTGTTTACGAATCACCTGATCCGTAagcctcttacggatcaacCGTAAGCCtcttacagatcaagttgatccggaagaggcttacggatcaagtgatcCGTAAATTGCTTACAGATCAAGTTGTTGTCCAGTACATCACTTTCTTTTCTCCCATTTCACATCTCTTTCATCTCAATAACCacacttttcattatttttcatctCCATTTCTTTGCTTTTCATTCATTTCCTTTCTTcctactttcttttctttcatcacAATCTAACACAATTTCACTTTCATATACCtggacaataatttttttaaaggtttGAGATTCAACATAAACAAGTCAAAATCACATTAATATCCAATTTCAGTTGACATCAAGAATAGGTGTACACCCTTGTGGAAGCAAAACTGAATTAAAAAAGGGTAATCTTTTACATATTTCTGCCTCCACATAGatactttgttttttcttcttttctctttccaaaataaacaataaatgaatatgtgatttgTATGGAATTACATTTGAGCAATATGCTATTTACAGAGTTTTTGACTGCTCTAGTTAATTGCTACAAGAGGAACTCTGGAATCTCTTACGGATTGAGCAGCTTCATATGCCCCAATGTATCTAACATCACCATTTGCATGTTTTGGAGATTTTGCATCCCAGAATGATTTTAGTAGTTCCTCAAATGATGGGGTTCTTAGTTCTTCTATGGATGAAACACTGGGTAAATTGAAGGTTCTCTTTCTTGGTGTTGAACAAGATGGTTCATCTACCTGTATTTCACATAGCAGtttaaacacaaaaaattattcCAGCAGCCAGAAATAGCACCTTTTTCCccaagaaaaaggtaaaataggCACTTTATGTAAACCACTTCAAGCATGCTGTACGtgttaaaaattattgcttTTCCCAACTGCTTTGGCTGGATGAGGATTGCTTGTTACCCCAGTCTATTACATGTGTGCATACTAAGGAATTGGTACTTGAAGTCCCTTACCGTGTATTCACTGAGAAGACATTTCCCTGCATTTTCACTTATCTCTACAATTCTGTGGTAATGACCGCCCTTCAATTCTCTCAAGTCACCACAGCATGGGATAATCATAGAGTTCAGATTCCCACAAGCGTAATGATCAAGTTGCAATGAATCTGCAAGCATAAATAATTCGTCAATTGATATCTGTGACATGGTTTACCAAtgcatttattattaatatgtatGAGGCCAAGTACTGACGTTCAATGGATGAGTTAATATCCTTGCTTGCGATTTCTGCATCTTCAAGTGTAGTTGACACAGCACTTGAGAATCGGTCTCGTCGGAGATGATTATCTTCCATTCCTCCCCTGATCAAAAGCAATCGaaagaaaatgaacaaaatatattGACTGTTTTGATCTCAACAGAGAATGATAGACCTACCGAATAATAGTATCCACAGAAGCAGCATTTCTCTTCTCTAGGCTAAGGATGGATTCTTGAGCATTTCTCCATTGTTGTGCACCTACTTCTGCCTTTTTGCGGCTGTGCAATTGTTTAGTTAAGGTAGGGCTTAGTGAACAGTAGAGAATATAATAGAGACAAAGTACACACAGTACACTCCTATTCCATACCAGCGCTGAATAGCCTCCACAAGGTCATTCTTTCCAGATTCTACTGCAGATGTATCCTCATGATAGTTGGACTCCGTTTTTTCCATGTGAAGTTTCCATTCTGCTTTAACAGAAGAAGTGGAATCTTGCATGGTTAAGGTTTCTTGCCTCAGCCTACTGATTTTAGCGTTTGCACTCTCCCGAAGATCATTAACTGCCATTTGAACCTaacaagcaaataaagaatGCTAAGAACTTACACTCAGGTAGTAACGGAAGCTACTGTAGGTAAGCTTAGCATGTCTAAAAGAAACCGCTACCagttttttctttctagaaCTAGAGCTAGCAAGCATTTCTGCTACTTTCTCCAGTAGTTGTTTTTCTTCATGGGCAGTACACTCCTACACCCATAAAGAATAAGATGcatcaaagttaaaaatgaaaggagtattaattaaaaaatttccaatcatGATTTGTGTAAATTCCGCAAAAAGGCACGCTTCGGTCACCTCAAACTTGTTTTCAAGTTCATACAATTTCTGATCATTGGTAAATTGTGATTCTTCTACAATTTGGATCAAATTGGAAGCATGCATGTGTAATGTCTCAAAGAAGTTCACAGTTATTTTAGATACTGCACGTGTATTCTCCACTGCTCTGGCATGTGCCTACATGCAATAGCATAGAAGTTAGTATCTCTAACACTGAAGTTCACCGAACAAACCAGAAATCACACACCTCTTCCTGTTGTCGTGCATAAGCAGTCAACTTGGCCTCTTGCTTTTGGAGACTACTTTGAAGATCATTTAGTAATGAATCAGATTCTAATGCAATTCCTTTGAAAAGCTGAAGCACAAAAgttaaattaaacaaaccaagAAAGCTCACGTAGAATCAATTTATTAAGTGTAAGAAACAGTCTTACATCCTCCAAGGCAGATGAATGCTTGGCTACTTCAGAATTCAACGCTTCAAAAGTTAACTGATTATTTCCTTTAAACTCCTCAGCTAAATTGTCCAAAGCTTTAATGCCAGAACCatacatgtttttaaattttcctACCCGCATTCTTAGATTTTCAATAGCCTAAAAGAGGCATaccaaaacaaatttattaatcagataatacaaataaaaaggcATGATTTCATCCTATGGAAACCCACCTCTGCCTTTGTTGATACAAACGAGTGCATATCACTTTCCATTTCCTTTAGTTGTTGCTCTTGTTGAATTACAGATGCTGCAACCGTCTTGTGCAAATCTTCTAGCTGTTGAGCTAACTGAGACTGGAATTTCTGGACAAGTATTCTATTTCCTTCTTCAATTTTATCCTTCCGCTCTAAGGTttacaaaaacaatttttgtGATGTCAATTTATTCCTTCTAATTGACACCCACAAGAAAAACCGGTTGAAAGAAAATGCTAACCAATTTTAGAAAACAGGTTTGACACATCAGATGCAGCATTCTCTAGATCAGCTCGTAGCTCAATTGCATGCTCCACAAGTGCTTTTTCTGGAAGAAGCAAAAACAGGGAAAAATCACACAACTACTGCATATTACATTGGATGATGAGAGAAATGATTTTGAACAACCAACCCAAAAAAAGTATGGTAAAAGGGTACACCCGAAGGCGCCAAACAGAAAGCTGGCTGATACAGAATAAGAGGTATAATTACACTTCACTAACCAGATTTCAGTAGATTCGATATTAGAAATTCCTTTTCCATAATAGTTGCATTTGCTTGTGTGTGTTTCTCCTCAAGATCAAATAATGACCGCTCAGTTTCTTCAAGACTTTTCTGAGATAGCATATGCCGTAAGTAAATTTAACTCTTGAACCAGGTCAGaagttcaaaataaataaaaatcaattaggTACAGCCACCTATTATGAACTTTTTTACctcatttttttcaagtttatcACTTAACTCGACAGTCAAAAGTTGCTGACATTTGTAGAGTTCTTGAAGTTCCATCAATTGCTGCTCAAAGTTATGGGATGCATTTCAATATACAAGTGATTATACCTATATTGGAATTATTTATGATGGAAAATACCTTATCCTTAGACTCTGCTTCTAGCTCCATGCGTTCTATCTTTTCAACCATGGCCTATTGAACATACAGATTTAGCAATAGTAATGTCTCAAAAGAATAACTGTATTCCCAATTCATGTAAAGAGACTGTTAGAGAAACCTTCTTCTCCCCTTCTTCATGAAGATAACGATCCCGCGGTATATAAATTCCATTTTTCTCTCTTGCAGCATACACCTCTGCAAACCACACATGGAAAGAAATTCAACATTTCAGCACTGAActgtgaaaggaaaaatagtttATTAGCATGGTGCTATTTTCTTTGTTTAGAGAAAACTGAAAGAGGGAAAATGCGAAGTGACTAACAGAAACTATTTTACAAATATGTAAACAGTGAACAACCTTGCTTCAGTCTTTCAATTTCAGAATACAGATCCTTAATGAGTGCAGATTTCACCATCTTTTGATTGATCTAACAAAGTATTGAACTCCAAACTATTAGATATGTTGCATTGCGGATCTGTGATAAGAAAAAAAGCATGGTAAGGTTGACAAAAAAAGTAGGAACTATGAGAGTCACCTCTGGTTTGTTCTTGATATTTTTGGCACGGTGTGCATAATCCAAGGTACTTAGAGTTTCTTCCAGACAGTGAATAGAAGGTGATATCGTAGCAACGATGCATGTCTTGGTTTTACCGCCCAAGGAATCCCTTAACAGTCTTGTTAATTTGCTATCCCTGACATAACGGGACATCTTAATAATACAAAAGCATTTTTCTCTAGGTTTGAAAGTAGAATCAAAAGTTACCATAACCAGGAGAACGGTAGCCATTCATACCTATATGGCACATGACCTGAATGATCAACTAAAGCATTAATCACTCGACCAAGTGTAAGCAAGCTTTTATTTATCTCCCCAGCTTCCCTTGCTCTACCCTGCGAGCATTTTCTTACAAATGAAGCTCAAAAAAGCTATAACATTTTAGTCTTTTCAGACAAATACTGAAGAATAATCAGAGTGAGATAAAGATAATGCCAGAACTGAAGATGACTAAATAGACAAGgggtaatttgaattttataatgtaGTCCAGGggcatatttttttcaatatcaaTCAATAATGTCACAAAACAAACAGGCTGTCATAGTGTTCCAAATAATGTCATTTGAATGTACACTACCCAAAATAAACACCAAAATCATTTGATACCTCTCTTGCACCGGAACGTGAAATATTCTCAGAACCTGCAAGGTCCACAAGATTTAGCTTCCCACATTTAATCATTTCTTCACCCTCTGGAGTACACTCCTTAATGTGAATAGTGATAGAAAATATGGAGTGGGAACGACTGCTTTGTTTGTTAAGAAGAGTCTCAGCCGTTCGCCTTTTCGCAGAACCCTTTTCCAATATCTTATAAATTTCATTTGCAGTGCAAACAACCTCTTCCTCTAAACCTCTGACAAAAACACCCCCCTTTCCATCCTCCATAAGAGCTATAGGTTTCTTAGATTTGTCATCCACAAATTTTAAAGTCTCCTCAGGGGCCAAAAGATCTGTTATCTCCTCATTGTAAAGCTCTAGAAACGTTACTTTCATGCTATACTCGGCATTCTGAGCTTCTAATATGTCAAAAATCTGTTTCACGGCTCTTGGTATGACACCAGCATCACTAGGAAACTCTCCATTCtacataaacaaaaacacacagaAAGGAACAGATTCAGCACAAAGCAACAAGAAATACTATAAATAGCAATGCTGGCCAAAAGTAATAACCTTCTTCCTTGCACCTCCTTCCATTGTGTATGTCTTCCCTGTCCCTGTTTGACCATACGCAAAGATGGTGCAGTTATATCCTTCAAGCACTTCATTCACAATAGGAGACATTGCCTGTTCAAAAAGTTCTTTCTGCTTGGAATTAGGACCAAAAACCTATTCAATAACAAACACAAATCCCGATGAATGCACCATTGCAAGTGCagaattcacaaaaaaaataacagaaaaacgaGTAATAGTTTGCTCCTATGGTCATGTTTGATACAGATTACAGAACGACGCAAGTGAGTTACTCGATCATTTCACATTCAGCTtaagaatattaatattatcatctGAATGCAGAATTCATAAATTCCACAAAGTAATTCAcacttcaaataa
Above is a window of Glycine soja cultivar W05 chromosome 12, ASM419377v2, whole genome shotgun sequence DNA encoding:
- the LOC114378012 gene encoding BTB/POZ domain-containing protein At5g60050-like — its product is MGGDSHSALKSREVSAMIKQGFIPDPTHSFSPSRTFSPPPSSTRPSQTQTQTQSHTHSHPHTQTLFDMMSEEHKFSDEKRRKTQDRVSRLLDEPALRGGGDVRLTVVARDGFRASMEVRKTVLADKSRFFADKLRCAGGDLSHSVEISDCDDIEVYVEAIVLMHCEDLKPRLRSMAEGVPKILSLLKVSAAIMFDLGVVSCLEYLESIPWTEDEQEEVISQLEHLQIDDSATEVLLRVSSDPSTADRADDIFLNLLSGVLQAKDDKARREMKALLSRLLKENVSNDSSRLDVSKDTLYHLCHKCIGSLLLCLSEAASSDEKLDRGAIMSDITREADNIQWIVDILIGKKIGDEFVKIWAEQKELVTLHSKVPTVYRHEISRITAQLCIGIGRGHILVPKEIRFSLLSTWLEALYEDFGWMRRASRAVDRKLVEDGLSQTILTLPLLQQQSVLLNWFDRFLSKGDDCPNIQKAFEIWWRRAFIRQYSAEPENSQLQITLSDYPS
- the LOC114380542 gene encoding kinesin-like protein KIN-5D translates to MEAQQRRGGLVPLSPARDLRSADSNSSGHSKFDKDKGVNVQVLVRCRPLSEDEARLNTPIVISCNEGRREVSAVQNIANKQIDRTFAFDKVFGPNSKQKELFEQAMSPIVNEVLEGYNCTIFAYGQTGTGKTYTMEGGARKKNGEFPSDAGVIPRAVKQIFDILEAQNAEYSMKVTFLELYNEEITDLLAPEETLKFVDDKSKKPIALMEDGKGGVFVRGLEEEVVCTANEIYKILEKGSAKRRTAETLLNKQSSRSHSIFSITIHIKECTPEGEEMIKCGKLNLVDLAGSENISRSGAREGRAREAGEINKSLLTLGRVINALVDHSGHVPYRDSKLTRLLRDSLGGKTKTCIVATISPSIHCLEETLSTLDYAHRAKNIKNKPEINQKMVKSALIKDLYSEIERLKQEVYAAREKNGIYIPRDRYLHEEGEKKAMVEKIERMELEAESKDKQLMELQELYKCQQLLTVELSDKLEKNEKSLEETERSLFDLEEKHTQANATIMEKEFLISNLLKSEKALVEHAIELRADLENAASDVSNLFSKIERKDKIEEGNRILVQKFQSQLAQQLEDLHKTVAASVIQQEQQLKEMESDMHSFVSTKAEAIENLRMRVGKFKNMYGSGIKALDNLAEEFKGNNQLTFEALNSEVAKHSSALEDLFKGIALESDSLLNDLQSSLQKQEAKLTAYARQQEEAHARAVENTRAVSKITVNFFETLHMHASNLIQIVEESQFTNDQKLYELENKFEECTAHEEKQLLEKVAEMLASSSSRKKKLVQMAVNDLRESANAKISRLRQETLTMQDSTSSVKAEWKLHMEKTESNYHEDTSAVESGKNDLVEAIQRCRKKAEVGAQQWRNAQESILSLEKRNAASVDTIIRGGMEDNHLRRDRFSSAVSTTLEDAEIASKDINSSIEHSLQLDHYACGNLNSMIIPCCGDLRELKGGHYHRIVEISENAGKCLLSEYTVDEPSCSTPRKRTFNLPSVSSIEELRTPSFEELLKSFWDAKSPKHANGDVRYIGAYEAAQSVRDSRVPLVAIN